One genomic segment of Geoalkalibacter ferrihydriticus DSM 17813 includes these proteins:
- a CDS encoding bifunctional precorrin-2 dehydrogenase/sirohydrochlorin ferrochelatase yields the protein MALSLVDRLCVVIGAGAVGRRKVQGLRAAGARVRVVDARQQALGGLEGVEVVARPYGVEDVAGALLVFAATADAGLNRCIVEDARAAGALAQAVDDPQGSDFHLPALARRGDLTLAVYTGGRSPALAAAVRDLLSLEFGPEWATVLELAAALRQKRLTGDEATSYNHNVLPELLSGGLAALVAAGDSAAVEQLLQQVAGKNVTLECLGISLPKGLK from the coding sequence ATGGCGCTCTCTCTCGTGGACCGGCTGTGCGTGGTGATCGGCGCTGGTGCCGTGGGGCGGCGCAAGGTGCAGGGCTTGAGAGCGGCTGGAGCCCGGGTGCGGGTGGTTGATGCACGGCAGCAGGCCCTGGGTGGGCTTGAGGGGGTGGAAGTCGTGGCGCGACCCTATGGTGTCGAGGATGTCGCCGGTGCGCTCCTGGTGTTTGCGGCAACTGCCGATGCCGGCCTGAATCGGTGCATTGTCGAGGATGCCCGTGCCGCCGGGGCCTTGGCGCAGGCGGTCGATGATCCGCAGGGCAGCGACTTTCATCTGCCGGCCCTGGCGCGTCGCGGCGATCTGACCCTGGCAGTTTATACCGGCGGCCGCAGTCCGGCGCTGGCAGCGGCGGTGCGTGATCTGCTGTCCCTGGAGTTTGGACCGGAGTGGGCGACGGTCCTTGAACTGGCCGCGGCCCTGCGCCAAAAGCGGTTGACAGGGGATGAAGCAACCTCCTACAATCACAATGTTTTGCCTGAACTGTTGAGCGGTGGTCTGGCCGCTCTGGTGGCGGCCGGAGATTCTGCCGCCGTTGAGCAGTTGTTGCAACAGGTTGCGGGGAAAAATGTCACCCTTGAGTGCCTGGGGATCTCTCTGCCGAAAGGGCTTAAATGA
- a CDS encoding SIS domain-containing protein has protein sequence MSQERITQSLQQHTDLLEGFLGKQGAELEQLAQALVETFHEGGRLFLLGSGQFAAIADLVASLFNFRLSLDRPQLPVVSLSHDPLLALALAREEQAGQYFSRQLRALGRRGDVVTALCGVPRDEAVEEALALARQNGNRVAVFFHGREEEYFGERPDHFFVLETESLACALEAALFCGRLTCELVEAELFGL, from the coding sequence ATGAGCCAGGAACGCATCACCCAATCATTGCAGCAGCACACGGATTTGCTCGAAGGCTTTCTCGGCAAGCAGGGCGCTGAGCTTGAGCAGTTGGCGCAAGCGCTGGTTGAGACCTTCCATGAGGGCGGGCGCCTGTTTCTTCTCGGCAGCGGCCAGTTTGCCGCCATTGCCGATCTGGTGGCGAGCCTGTTCAATTTTCGGCTGTCGCTGGACCGTCCACAGCTGCCGGTCGTTTCCCTGAGTCATGATCCGCTGTTGGCGTTGGCCCTGGCCCGTGAAGAGCAGGCCGGTCAGTACTTTTCCCGGCAACTGCGCGCCCTGGGGCGGCGCGGCGATGTGGTGACAGCGCTGTGTGGAGTGCCACGCGACGAGGCGGTGGAAGAGGCCCTGGCCCTGGCGCGGCAGAACGGCAACCGGGTGGCGGTCTTTTTTCACGGGCGTGAAGAGGAGTATTTCGGCGAGCGCCCCGACCATTTTTTTGTTCTTGAAACCGAATCCCTGGCCTGCGCGCTCGAAGCCGCGCTGTTCTGCGGGCGCCTCACCTGTGAGCTGGTGGAGGCGGAGCTCTTCGGGCTCTGA
- the trxA gene encoding thioredoxin TrxA, which translates to MASDKVVQVTDDNFESEVLKSSTPVLVDFWASWCAPCKAISPVVDGLADEYEGKVKIAKLNVDENPATPGQYGVRGIPTLILFKDGQVLDQVVGAVPKNQLEGLIKKAL; encoded by the coding sequence ATGGCAAGCGATAAGGTTGTACAAGTAACGGATGATAACTTTGAAAGTGAAGTTCTCAAATCCTCCACCCCCGTACTGGTTGACTTCTGGGCATCTTGGTGCGCCCCCTGCAAGGCTATCAGTCCCGTTGTGGACGGCTTGGCCGATGAGTATGAAGGCAAGGTCAAAATCGCCAAGCTCAATGTCGACGAAAACCCGGCGACCCCCGGTCAGTATGGGGTGCGCGGCATTCCCACGCTGATTCTGTTCAAGGACGGCCAGGTTCTTGACCAGGTGGTCGGCGCGGTCCCGAAAAATCAGCTTGAAGGGCTGATCAAGAAAGCTCTCTGA